Within Sebastes fasciatus isolate fSebFas1 chromosome 19, fSebFas1.pri, whole genome shotgun sequence, the genomic segment GGAGCGTGGAAACAACTGTAAATGTTCTCCGTCTGGGGAAATGTGGCTTCATTATAAAACTATTATGCAGAAGAGGCTCATGGGGGACGGAGTGGGATGCCTGAAAAACAAGTAACCTGCGGCCATTTAAGTGACTCCGATAAAGCAGGTGACTTCATCCTTACAatgctttttaatgttttctgaaaAATAGACAcgtttaagaaaagaaaagagcgTACAGGCGAAGGAGACTGAAATTTATTAGCCTACAGTTTTGCTTGAGTGAAGAACATTTGGGAGGGATTCACGTCATACCACACCTTTGGCAAACGAGAGAAAGCAGCTATTaataactaaaaaataaaataaaaaatgccaaGTGAGTGGCCAAGTCCACAGCTTTTTatgaacagtaaataaaatagGTATAAAATGACTTAATGTGTACATTTGGccaggttgttgttgttacagGTCACATCCATTTCAGTAAAAGTGCATATTTGGTCTTCACTTCTTCACTTCACCCAGATCATCGATGCTTTCATCATCCACCtgcaacacagagacacagagagggacatttttttcacaataaatctggtgatattctatatttttcaatCGTCAATGGGCAtttttcaaagaagttattttgacatgtcatagcaaggaaaaacacaggtgtagTTGATCTATTTAGTGCATCACAGCCATTAAAGCCAGCGTGTACAATACCAGAGCCCTGGACCACCTGAATGGAACAGGACCATAatgaatgttattaattacacctgtgtttactcTGCAATGACATGTTGCAATGGCTGCAGTGGAAAAGGCCTATAAATCCCacaaaaaagaccaaaaccaacaatgactGTATCTACTAGgtatccaaagcctgatatctcttcttcctctgtgccaaagAGCTCCATTggtgtccaaaaactattaaaaacacatcaatgagcctcaccgttgtagtttattttgactcaatcccactcactaaggctgcaactaacgattattttcattgtcgattaatctgtagattattttcttgattaatcgattagttgtttggtctataaaatgtggatcagtgctTCCTAAAGcccgagatgacgtcctcaaatgacttgttttgtccacaactcaaagatattcagtttactgtcatagaggagtaaagaaaccagaaaatattcacatttaagaagctgcaatcagacaatttctttctttaaaaaaatacttaaaccGATTAATCGTTGTACCTCTACCAAAtacaccaaatgtggattaattcACCACTGAAAGTAGTCCCCAACAAAGTCACTATTTCCTCCAGTTTGAGCAAAGTTTGATAAAAAGTACAGTGAGCAGCAGTTTTAGCAAATTACTGAAACACTTTTAAAAATCAAACTTTATATTTGTGatccatttttaaagatttacgtctccagtaggaaccaatgggcttgtgggctgagagccacagacagtctgatggtttttctgtcttttcGTGGAATTTGTTGACATTAAAGTCCAGACTTGTTATTCAACTATTGTTTGGGTCTCTTATAAGTTAAGGACTCCTCCTCTATATTCGAGCTGCAAACTGATTTAGCTGTCATAAAATACAACGTCATTTAGACAGACAATATATTGATGCTCTACCCGTATTTATCTCACTCAACTTCTTTCAGTGGACAGCTGAAGGATATTTTTAACAAGCCTTCTCACTTTCAACTGTCCTGAGATCCTCTTTTTCTAAAGACAGATTTAAGACACTTTCTTCTCCAGTCAAAaagcctcctctcctcctgccaaCTATCTTACATATTTTAACATCCCTGCGTAGATGCAGAGTGGTTCAAACTCAGTGCAAAAATGACTAATTCAAAGCCAGCTTTGCCTGAAGTTGAGGGCAAAAGAGAAACGAGTACATAAACGAATAAAAGAGAAATCgctaaagacacacacattaatgtACAAACAGCTCACCTCAGGCCACTTCTCTTGAATGACGTCGATGATGTCATCTGTAAAATCTCCCTGAATGATTATTTCATCCTCTGCTGTAACGGAGGCACCACAAGAGAATTTCTGGGCAAAGAATCGCTGAGCCTCTTTAAGTTCAATGTCTGCAAGAGTCAAAACAGAAGTCATGTTAAGAATAAAGCATTAAGAGAAAGAGAACTGAGCAatgttgaaaataataaataactctTACCAAATGTTGCCAGGCCACACACCCTTGTGACATATTTTTTCTTGGCTCTTGGGATTTTTGCTATCGTGACTTTCTGAGGAACcgtcttctttttctgtttgaTCTGGCCTCTTCCAccttaaataaaacaacaaaaaaacagctttaaGTCTATCAAACTTCAAAGCGTTAATCCGCTAAACACTTGTGATGTTACTATAatctttagggctgtcaacacaaattcattttaacgctactaatttctttaacgcattcacacaatcaatctttcagagggctcagcgggctcagttttaaagctagagtgaagatactggtcatcatataaaactagaaaaacctaaagaatccattggtaccaaccacgtcatactagcttgttgttaaagcgtaaaaaaaagtaaaaggagCTCCTaagttacactacattttggcgaggaaaaactgtcatgtccattttcaaaggggtcccttgacctctgacctccagatcagtgaatgtaaatgggttctatgggtacccacgagtctcccctttacagacatgcccactttatgataatcacatgcagtttggggcaagtcatagtcaagtcagcacactgac encodes:
- the denr gene encoding density-regulated protein isoform X1, producing MATTEMESGPLESKPEIRHIVGSDSNYPLKVLYCGVCSLPTEYCEYMPEPAKCRQWLEKNFPDVFARMTVGPAGNAPNQDLGSGEAPAGGEEEEKKKQKRGGRGQIKQKKKTVPQKVTIAKIPRAKKKYVTRVCGLATFDIELKEAQRFFAQKFSCGASVTAEDEIIIQGDFTDDIIDVIQEKWPEVDDESIDDLGEVKK
- the denr gene encoding density-regulated protein isoform X2, with the translated sequence MATTEMESGPLESKPEIRHIVGSDSNYPLKVLYCGVCSLPTEYCEYMPEPAKCRQWLEKNFPDVFARMTVGNAPNQDLGSGEAPAGGEEEEKKKQKRGGRGQIKQKKKTVPQKVTIAKIPRAKKKYVTRVCGLATFDIELKEAQRFFAQKFSCGASVTAEDEIIIQGDFTDDIIDVIQEKWPEVDDESIDDLGEVKK